One genomic window of Scylla paramamosain isolate STU-SP2022 chromosome 20, ASM3559412v1, whole genome shotgun sequence includes the following:
- the LOC135110431 gene encoding kelch domain-containing protein 10-like, producing the protein MDSTYMELVHTWADEGNQPVGRSGHRIHCTDSFLYSVGGYNPNHGPLREVWRLNLSTGQWEQLSCPATTPEASISHSLASHQGDLLMTGGTSYPFGSILTSEVLACDQQTGEWRPLHTSGPAPSPLYGQAVRRAGDYMYVVGGTSGFHFSLQAHALHLPSLTWTRLADNDAPNKNDEPLGRYRAEIGVAPGRVVVVGGASAFTVFPLDQLPVLNVNSGKWEVQWTKPDPVMQVCPSPRRCHAAVQRNNELYVLGGTDGEEVFNDVWRLNLLSLAWTRLSLTLPTPLYFHDAALTKNGCLYVYGGLDSVGSDQRSEAVFRAHLEAPPLLEAAWGAFTGQCPSLLSTDLTFTNNDLVAAGVPRSMVKRLARLPKKTKDH; encoded by the exons ATGGACAGCACCTACATGGAGCTAGTGCACACCTGGGCTGACGAGG GTAATCAACCCGTGGGAAGAAGTGGTCATCGAATTCACTGCACGGATTCCTTCTTGTATAGTGTGGGCGGTTACAACCCCAACCACGGCCCCCTGAGGGAG GTGTGGCGTCTCAACCTGTCGACGGGGCAGTGGGAGCAGCTGTCCTGTCCCGCCACGACCCCAGAGGCCAGCATTTCCCACAGTCTCGCCAGCCACCAGGGAGACCTACTTATGACGGGCGGCACCTCCTATCCTTTCGGCAGCATCCTGACCAGCGAGGTGTTGGCGTGTGACCAGCAGACCGGGGAGTGGCGCCCCCTACACACCTCAGGCCCTGCCCCCTCACCACTCTACGGCCAG GCTGTGCGCAGGGCAGGAGATTACATGTATGTGGTGGGCGGCACCTCAGGCTTTCACTTCTCCCTCCAAGCCCACGCACTGCACctgccctccctcacctggACCCGCCTGGCTGACAACGATGCCCCTAACAAG AATGACGAGCCTTTGGGAAGGTACCGCGCTGAGATCGGGGTGGCGCCGGGGCGTGTGGTAGTGGTCGGGGGCGCCTCTGCATTCACTGTCTTCCCACTGGACCAG CTGCCTGTGCTCAACGTGAACTCCGGCAAGTGGGAGGTGCAGTGGACGAAACCTGACCCCGTGATGCAGGTGTGCCCGAGTCCCCGCCGCTGCCACGCCGCCGTGCAGAGGAACAACG AGCTTTATGTGCTGGGTGGTACGGACGGAGAGGAAGTGTTCAACGACGTGTGGCGTCTCAACCTGCTCTCTCTCGCGTGGACCAGACTCTCCCTCACGCTGCCCACGCCCCTCTACTTCCACGACGCTGCTCTCACCAAG AATGGATGTCTTTATGTGTATGGCGGCCTGGACAGTGTGGGCAGCGACCAGCGCTCCGAGGCAGTGTTCCGAGCACACCTGGAGGCGCCACCCCTGCTGGAGGCTGCGTGGGGAGCCTTCACCGGCCAGTGCCCGAGCCTTCTCTCCACCGATCTCACCTTCACCAACAACGACTTGGTGGCGGCGGGCGTCCCAAGGAGCATGGTGAAGCGACTAGCACGACTGCCCAAGAAGACTAAAGACCACTGA
- the LOC135110429 gene encoding rho GTPase-activating protein 18-like — translation MEANAGVDMEDYWNEVLTYRRRSSNSTCQSEEEGRSHDEEVESDENFLEGLGIPVKEDSELSEDNVTLSKFLGTLNPRQEEALKRRVRTVNATIRRKKQRQKPDIRSFFSNADNSSTGTRSRSATPDSLDSVSPPRTPPDPHPKSWVDPYLSRSRGSLDSGNHSLVTSPSIPGPTTFLPETHRHPHTHVPRPHVVAGRRHTPPSDTPSRTQWIDDPTPHLYRAPSLDTLPKVAPGIAKGKELRRQRSYARDLARDVKNFHSSKQGAYEFFPKSSGDDHEVQVLNYRYFGSVYIPHARCKEKEKRPPLEPRQRQDAEAVTDSRRASSGDIRKSLSVYHPREALREERENRPLREDRENRQRSTSSTDLGFRVGKQDPEEEFPDLVLEPGRCGQTRVDWLDEADLQRLNSLALLELDILFTEHHIHHRWRKVKKRKHSKEENGVFAAALESLLQRDRTFLPESPLESSVPLVFFKMAWQLERHGLHQEGIMRVPGHRSQTEQLRRTLDSHFYSDPATADSALRNATPNDIAALIKTFLRELPEPLLTHAYTPAFYKCHRIPDIGERVLALTMLILLLPTPHRDTLHALLDLCARVVTYQATNKMSLYNVAMIVAPNIFLPPSPRHKLNLRSEDKEQQLNHEMTYASVTTQLTQMLIKYRDVLWTVPQRLVAQVRRQYQAEALKLLNTTPMRRLLSRKSKETIQRPIENEVDYQEGILRVSAPQFNKINYPVKLNSRMTAGDLLTKFIEELTLLPENPRRVEGRREQQYKRSGVSGVSGSPPPGNTLPPRHLPPSTPSSQYLACLLSGSLKNALQQHALHEQGGNIGNRRLDPNAKLLAVYQDNPNAEFTVKCHHLGGQSSRRNS, via the exons ATGGAGGCAAACGCAGGGGTGGATATGGAAGACTACTGGAATGAAGTGCTTACCTATCGCCGTCGCTCTTCTAACTCCACGTGTCAGTCGGAGGAAGAAGGTCGAAGTCATGacg AAGAGGTGGAGTCTGATGAGAACTTCCTGGAGGGCTTGGGCATCCCCGTCAAGGAGGACTCGGAACTCTCAGAGGACAACGTGACCCTCAGCAAGTTCCTGGGCACCTTGAACCCTCGTCAG GAGGAGGCCCTGAAGCGGCGTGTGCGGACTGTCAACGCCACCATCAGGAGAAAGAAGCAGCGTCAGAAGCCAGACATCAGGAGCTTCTTCTCCAATGCTGAC AACTCCAGCACAGGCACACGAAGCCGCAGCGCCACTCCTGACTCTCTGGACTCCGTGTCGCCGCCCAGGACCCCACCAGACCCACACCCGAAGTCGTGGGTGGACCCCTACCTCAGTCGCTCCAGGGGCTCCCTCGACTCCGGCAACCACTCCCTCGtcacctccccctccattcccgGTCCCACCACCTTCCTACCGGAGACCCACCGACACCCCCATACCCACGTCCCCAGGCCCCATGTTGTCGCCGGCAGGAGGCACACGCCCCCCAGTGATACACCCTCCAG GACCCAGTGGATTGACGACCCCACCCCCCACCTGTACCGCGCTCCCTCCCTCGACACACTGCCCAAGGTCGCCCCGGGGATCGCCAAGGGCAAGGAGCTGCGCCGCCAGAGGTCTTACGCCAGGGACCTCGCCAGGGACGTCAAGAATTTCCACTCGTCAAAGCAAGGCGCTTATGAATTCTTCCCTAAGTCCTCAGGAGATGaccacg AGGTGCAGGTGCTCAACTACCGGTACTTCGGCTCCGTGTACATCCCCCACGCCCGCtgcaaggagaaggagaagcgcCCGCCCCTCGAGCCCCGCCAGCGCCAGGATGCTGAGGCCGTCACG GACTCCAGGCGGGCCTCTAGCGGCGACATACGGAAGTCCCTCTCAGTGTACCATCCACGGGAGGcgctgagggaggagagggagaaccGGCCGCTGCGGGAGGACAGGGAGAACAGGCAGcgttccacctcctccaccgaCCTTGGATTTAGAGTCGGGAAGCAGGACCCGGAGGAAGAGTTTCCG GATCTGGTGCTGGAGCCGGGGCGGTGCGGCCAGACGCGTGTGGACTGGCTGGATGAGGCGGACTTGCAGAGACTCAACTCCCTGGCACTGCTGGAGCTGGACATCCTCTTCACCGAGCACCACATTCACCACCGCTGGAGGAAGGTCAAGAAGAGGAAGCACTccaaggaag AAAACGGGGTGTTCGCGGCGGCTCTGGAGAGTTTGCTGCAGCGGGATAGGACCTTCCTACCGGAGTCCCCCCTCGAGTCCAGCGTGCCGCTCGTTTTCTTTAAG ATGGCGTGGCAGCTGGAGAGACACGGGCTGCACCAGGAAGGCATCATGCGGGTGCCGGGACACAG GTCACAGACGGAGCAGCTACGTCGTACTCTGGACTCACACTTCTACAGTGATCCTGCCACTGCCGATTCAGCCCTCAGGAATGCCACACCCAATGACATCGCTGCCCTCATCAAGACCTTCCTGAGAGAGCTGCCAGAGCCTCTCCTCACTCATGCCTACACACCTGCCTTCTACAAGTGCCACC GCATCCCAGACATCGGTGAGCGTGTCCTGGCCCTCACAATGTTGATATTGCTGCTGCCCACACCCCACCGAGACACCCTGCACGCCCTCCTGGACCTGTGTGCGCGTGTGGTCACTTACCAGGCCACCAACAAGATGTCCCTTTACAACGTGGCAATGATTGTGGCACCCAACATCTTCCTGCCCCCCAGCCCTCGCCACAAGCTCAACTTGCGCTCTGAGGACAAGGAACAGCAGCTTAACCATGAG ATGACGTATGCAAGTGTCACCACACAGCTGACTCAGATGCTCATCAAGTACCGTGACGTGCTGTGGACGGTGCCGCAGAGACTAGTGGCTCAAGTGCGTCGCCAGTATCAAGCCGAGGCCCTCAAGCTCCTCAACACTACACCT ATGCGTCGGCTGCTGTCCCGCAAGAGTAAGGAGACCATCCAGCGGCCGATAGAGAATGAGGTGGACTACCAGGAGGGAATCTTGAGGGTGTCTGCGCCCCAGTTCAACAAGATCAACTACCCAGTGAAGCTGAACTCTCGCATGACAGCTGGTGACCTCCTGACCAA GTTTATTGAGGAGCTCACATTGCTGCCAGAGAATCCTCGTCGTGTGGAAGGGCGGAGGGAGCAGCAGTACAAGCGGTCCGGTGTGAGTGGAGTCAGTGGTTCCCCTCCGCCTGGCAACACTCTGCCTCCCCGCCAcctcccaccctccactccctcctcccagtACCTTGCCTGTCTCCTCAGTGGCTCGCTCAAGAATGCCCTCCAGCAACACGCCCTACATGAGCAAGGGGGAAATATCG GTAACCGCCGCCTGGACCCCAATGCCAAGCTACTCGCTGTCTACCAGGACAACCCCAATGCAGAATTCACAGTCAAGTGCCACCACCTAGGAGGGCAGAGCTCAAGGAGGAATTCATAG
- the LOC135110433 gene encoding ADP-ribosylation factor-related protein 1-like: MFSLFYGLYKYLFKKDEFFVLILGLDNAGKTTYLEAAKTKFTRGYKGLNPSKITTTVGQNVGGISYSGIKLSFWDLGGQEELQPLWEKYYAECHAIIYMVDSADRERMEESKEAFDKMISSENLIGVPLLVLANKQDIPECMGVREVKPIFNQSADLIGRRDCMVMPVSALTGAGVDEGIDWLVECIKRNSDVRPPPNHDDT, from the exons ATGTTCTCCCTCTTCTACGGCCTCTACAAGTACCTGTTCAAGAAAGATGAGTTCTTTGTCCTCATCCTTGGCCTGGACAATGCTGGAAAAACA ACTTACCTGGAGGCTGCCAAGACCAAGTTTACCCGCGGCTACAAAGGCCTCAACCCCAGCAAGATAACCACCACTGTTGGGCAGAATGTAGGCGGCATCTCTTACTCAGGGATCAAGTTGAGTTTCTGGGATCTTGGAGGGCAGGAGGAACTACAGCCACTTTGGGAGAAG TATTATGCTGAGTGCCACGCCATCATCTACATGGTGGACTCAGCAGAtagggaaaggatggaggagtCTAAGGAAGCCTTTG ACAAAATGATATCCAGTGAGAACCTGATTGGTGTTCCTTTGCTGGTGCTGGCCAACAAGCAGGACATTCCAGAGTGCATGGGGGTGCGAGAGGTCAAACCTATCTTCAACCAGTCTGCTGACCTCATTGGCCGCAGGGACTGTATGGTGATGCCAGTGTCGGCCTTGACGGG TGCTGGTGTTGATGAAGGGATTGACTGGCTGGTGGAGTGCATCAAGAGGAACAGTGATGTGCGGCCACCCCCGAACCACGACGACACCTGA